From a region of the Neobacillus niacini genome:
- a CDS encoding peptidylprolyl isomerase, with product MKKMKIWLVLLIGTLILAGCGTSKETKEAAPKSNASKTEEKEGSKQVENAVYPQLSNEVSENEKLVEIETTMGNVKIKLFPEYAPKAVENFVTHGEEGYYDGLIFHRVIKDFMIQGGDPNGDGTGGESIYGAPFKDEFSTNLFNLRGALSMANSGANTNGSQFFIVTKKSVDPSMKTEMEKAGFPKEIIEAYEERGGTPWLDHRHTVFGQVVEGMDIVDKISETPVDAKDKPEEDVIIKSIKVLK from the coding sequence ATGAAGAAAATGAAAATTTGGTTAGTGCTACTGATCGGTACGCTTATCCTGGCTGGATGTGGGACAAGCAAAGAGACAAAGGAAGCAGCTCCTAAGAGTAATGCTTCAAAAACAGAGGAAAAGGAAGGGAGCAAACAAGTGGAAAATGCAGTTTATCCTCAACTTTCAAATGAGGTTTCAGAGAATGAAAAACTGGTTGAAATAGAAACAACAATGGGTAACGTTAAAATTAAATTGTTCCCTGAATATGCTCCAAAAGCGGTAGAGAATTTTGTCACACATGGTGAGGAAGGGTATTATGATGGCCTAATTTTTCACCGGGTTATCAAAGACTTCATGATTCAGGGAGGCGACCCGAATGGAGACGGAACGGGTGGAGAAAGTATTTATGGAGCGCCATTCAAGGATGAGTTCTCAACGAATCTTTTTAATTTACGTGGGGCATTATCTATGGCTAATTCAGGGGCTAATACAAATGGAAGCCAATTTTTCATAGTAACGAAAAAATCAGTAGATCCGTCAATGAAAACGGAAATGGAAAAAGCGGGATTCCCAAAAGAAATTATTGAGGCTTATGAAGAAAGAGGGGGCACACCTTGGCTGGACCATCGCCATACAGTTTTTGGACAGGTAGTGGAGGGAATGGATATTGTTGATAAAATTTCTGAAACTCCGGTGGACGCTAAGGATAAGCCTGAAGAAGATGTAATAATAAAATCGATTAAGGTCTTGAAGTAA
- a CDS encoding superoxide dismutase family protein encodes MKRVWIIIPLILLTGCLEKDITKLDVKMINDKGDSVGKVNVQEVSSGVKLTFDLKGLPSGEHAVHIHDKGECKKPDFKSAGKDLNPDDKKHGLLHPEGAHAGDLPNLIVEDDGTVKAELMAPNVTLKEGRATLIRKDGTTIVIHEEKDDGMTQPEGDAGDGIACGEISKEQ; translated from the coding sequence ATGAAACGAGTTTGGATCATCATCCCACTTATTCTACTCACGGGTTGTTTAGAAAAGGATATCACAAAACTTGATGTGAAAATGATAAATGATAAGGGAGATTCTGTCGGGAAAGTTAACGTCCAAGAAGTGTCCAGTGGAGTCAAATTGACCTTCGATTTAAAGGGACTTCCTTCTGGAGAGCACGCCGTTCACATTCATGATAAGGGTGAATGTAAAAAACCAGACTTTAAATCAGCTGGAAAGGATTTAAATCCTGATGATAAAAAGCATGGTCTTTTGCACCCAGAGGGCGCGCATGCAGGCGACCTTCCTAATTTAATTGTTGAGGATGACGGAACAGTAAAAGCCGAATTAATGGCTCCGAATGTAACTCTAAAAGAGGGCAGGGCGACGTTAATTAGAAAAGATGGAACTACCATTGTGATACATGAAGAAAAGGATGATGGAATGACCCAGCCAGAAGGAGATGCTGGAGATGGGATTGCATGTGGTGAAATCTCTAAGGAACAATAA